Genomic window (Drosophila sulfurigaster albostrigata strain 15112-1811.04 chromosome 2R, ASM2355843v2, whole genome shotgun sequence):
AGtgaattattttaactttcaatttatttcctttATAGCGAGTGGAATGGCATGATAAGAGAGCTCTTAGAGCAACGCGCTGATCTGGCCATTGCGGATCTTACAATCACATTTGAGCGCGAACAAGCCGTTGATTTTACCACACCGTTTATGAATCTAGGCGTTTCTATACTCTATCGCAAACCTATCAAACAGCCGCCCAATTTGTTTTCCTTCCTATCGCCCTTGTCGTTGGACGTTTGGATCTACATGGCCACAGCATACTTAGGTGTTTCCGTGCTGCTCTTCATCTTGGCCAAGTGAGTGAATCAAGACTAAATTATATCGATTTGAATTACAAATGATGCTCGTTATAGATTCACACCCTATGAGTGGCCTGCTTATACTGATGCTCATGGCGAGAAGGTCGAAAGTCAGTTCACCTTGCTCAACTGCATGTGGTTTGCCATTGGTTCATTGATGCAGCAGGGATGCGACTTTTTACCCAAGTAAGCAACCATctactatatattaaattaactaaattgattgcaaatttgttttacttttaaagaGCACTTTCAACGCGCATGGTGGCTGGCATTTGGTGGTTCTTCACACTCATCATGATTTCCTCGTACACTGCCAATTTGGCTGCCTTTTTGACTGTCGAACGCATGGACTCGCCCATTGAGAGTGCAGAGGATTTGGCCAAGCAAACTAGAATCAAATACGGCGCACTCAAAGGCGGCAGCACAGCAGCTTTCTTTAGGGTAAGCTAAATAGTctgaatttaaaatcaaataactaatttaattgatatgcCTACAGGACTCAAAGATCTCCACATATCAGCGCATGTGGTCATTCATGGAATCGGCACGTCCATCAGTCTTTACGGCCAGCAATGGCGAGGGAGTGGAGCGCGttgccaaaggcaaaggctCATATGCTTTTCTGATGGAGTCCACATCGATTGAATATGTGACCGAGCGCAATTGTGAATTAACGCAGGTGGGCGGCATGCTGGACACCAAAAGCTATGGCATAGCCACACCGCCAAGTGAGTGGAAAGAGCAAAGATGATTGAATTGATTGTCAACTACagagtttatttaattatattttacagaCTCGCCTTATCGCACTGCCATCAATAGCGTCATACTCAAGTTGCAGGAGGAGGGCAAACTGCATATACTGAAAACTAAATGGTGGAAGGAGAAGCGAGGAGGTGGCAAATGTCGTGTTGAAACATCCAAATCCTCGTCGGCTGCCAATGAACTGGGACTGGCCAATGTGGGCGGCGTGTTTGTGGTGCTAATGGGCGGCATGGGCGTAGCCTGTGTCATAGCTGTCTGTGAGTTTGTGTGGAAGTCACGCAAAGTTGCCGTCGAGGAGCGTTTAAGTGCCATATTAAATGAATGAGGAAAATTGTAAACCCAAGACGAATGGGTTTAGTAATCGGTCGTATCGTTTTGGACCAGGAATTAATTGTGCAACTTTTGCATGATATCCCAAtaaatacatgtgtatgtgtgtagtatATAGCTACTAATCTGACGTTTGAGATCAgaccaaaaatataatgttGGGAAGAAAGATATATAGAGAGAAATGGCGCCACCAATGAAAAATCGCACAAGAAAACCAAATAGAAGAAAATAACGTTTCACTTGAAAACTTTTGACAAGTAGCGATAGtcacaaaatttatatacaacaacaatcttataataaacatacttACATGCATAAAAACACATATatacaagaatatatatacacaaaagtTATATGATAAACGAACTTTCGTATTATGGAATGATATAAATAGATTACAATTACAGAATACAGAATACAGATTACAATCGAAATCGTATGCATTTATATTAcaaatgaaaagcattttTGGAATTGTACTTTAGCCAATAAGCGTAGTTAAATTATAcacaaacaacatttaataCATCCCCAATGcaaaaacatatacatatataaacttttGACAAAcatactaataataaaataaacgagAAGTAAACCTCCCCAACCAATGCTCATAATAACTAAGGTAGattacttatatacatatgtagctaAGCCTAAGtcaagtatatttaataataactcGATAGTTTAAACCCTCCTCTCTTTATGGTTCCGATCCCCATCCGTTCCTAGCTTTAAGTTTGTACAATGTAATTACCTTACACGCAATTTTGATGaacaacaatttcataaatataattaaataaacgaaGTTAACACTGCAAACACAATAATTCAATCCGGAATCCTTCGACTGAACACCTGCAGCAAATTGCtgcttcgacttcgactgaCATTCGACGTgactgtgaatgtgaatgtgaatatgGGTGTCTATGAGTGAATGGGGATGTGAATGTCGACACCTAACCGCAAACTGTCAATCAGATGGTTAACCGCAGTAGGTTTTCCACCgctttttctttcctttctgtattgaatattttatgcgCCTCCTCCAAATGCGTTACAATCGCTTCCGATTTTAATTGGCTTTATGTTTTACGCGATATCCTCAAAAAAACAggaaaacaaaaggcaacctCGTAAGCATTGTTCGCTTTCACTTTTCAGTTGGCTTGCAGTGCTATCGACATCAACATGAAGTTTTCCGGATTCCTTTTCTCCTTATTGTGTggattaaaattactttttctAGTGCCGGCAAGAGCCAATGACTTTTCCTCGTTTCTCAGCGCAAACGCTTCTCTTGGTAAGCTTAAATCACAGCTAAAGATATATTCGACATTTCTTTAAGATAATCCTTTTAGCCGTGGTTGTGGATTACGAGTATATGGCCACTCACAGACAGAATATAATGGCACATTTCGAAAAAATCTTGAGCGATATTGTGCGCGAGAATATGAAGAATGGTGGCATTAATGTGCGTTACTTTACGTGGAACTccatcaaaattaaaaaagggtaaatacaaaagaaaactttaaaacaGGCACCGAAAATAATGATCATTAAATAAGGAAGTCTAACAATCTTAGACCGAAAATTAAAGCATAAAGTAGTTACAATCTGTAGTTCACACAAATATaagaaatcataataataccttattaaaatttatctaTGGACAATCTTTAGATTTCTTGGCTGCCATAACTGTGGCAGATTGTGAAAACACCTGGAATTTTTATAAAACCACGCAGCGAACTTCGGTTTTATTAATTGCCATCACAGACTCGGATTGTCCACGTTTACCCCTAAATCGTGCGTTGATGGTAAGCAGATTTTGCAAActatataattatgttaaagATTTCTTTTACCATTAACCAAAAAAGATACCCATGGTCGATCATGGTGATGAATTTCCCCAAATCGTACTAGATGCCAAGGTGCAGGGCATTTTCAAGTGGAAAGCAGTCATTGTGCTAGTCGATCAATCCATACGTGGGTATCTTAAGAATGCATCCTCTTTTAGCTTAAAGATACATTTCATTTCTACCCCTTGTAGTTGAAAGCAATCCGATGCTGGTCAAGTCTATAGTACATGAAAGCACCACCAATCATATACCGCCCATATCGGTGATTCTCTACAAGATCAATGAGAAACTACGTGGTCAGCAAAAACGTGCAGCACTGCGTGAAGCATTGGCTCAATTTGCTCCGCCCAAGCATGAACTGAAACGTCAGAATTTCTTGGTGATTTCCAAGTTTCATGAGGACATTATTGAGATTGCCGAGACGCTGAGCATGTTTCATGTGAACAATCAATGGATGTTCTTTGTGCTCGATGAACTTCGACGGGATTTCGATGCCAATACAGTGACCATAAATCTCGATGAGGGCGCCAACATTGCATTTGCTCTCAACGAAACTGTGGACAATTGTGTTGACACGCTGAACTGCACCATAACTGAGGTATCGATGGCATTGGTCACTTCATTGTCACGCATGATCCTGGAGGAACAGTCCATCTATGGCAAAATATCAGATGAGGAATGGGAGTCGATACGTTTTACCAAGCAAGAGAAACAAGACGAAATGCTGGAGTATATGAAGGTAAAGATATtcactaaattaaattaaggaTCCTTGATTATGATGTTTTTTagtgaaaaaataatttagaacGAAATTTATTGCAGCATAATCATTCTTTTTGAATGATCTACTTTTAACAGTTGTAATTTTAGATACTTTAATTTTTCCcaaataatcattttattttatttgtattaagaAATAATGAGTATGATCACTGGCTTTAAATTAATCATAATAGATCCAGAAATgaatatgtaattttaaaaattcaactcCTTAATAAGTTTTTATAGACTATGTAATCCTCTAAGTCCTTTTACACTAGGATTACCTGAAGCTAAACAGCAAGTGCGCCAGTTGTGCCAGGTGGCGTTTTGAGACTGCCATTACCTGGGGCAAGAGTCAGGAGAATCGCAAATATCGTCAAGGTAAGTATACCTCTTCATTCTTTAGTCTTTTTCATAGCCTAATCCCAGCCGTTCTCAGCGCCCACTCGCACATCCAAAAACCGTAACTTCGAGTTCCTAAACATTGGCTACTGGAGCCCTTTGTTGGGCTTCAACTGCCGGGAGCTTACATTCCCACACATCGAGCATCATTTTCGAAATATAACCATGGATATTGTGACAGTGCACGTGAGTCTTTGAATCaggaatataatttataatatatattggtTCACAATGCTCGTAGAATCCGCCCTGGCAAATACTGACCAAAGACAGTCGCGGCGTCATTGTCGAGCACAAAGGCATTGTCATGGAAATCCTCAAGGAACTAAGCCGTGCTCTCAATTTTAGTTACTACCTGCATGAGGCGAATTCTCACGAATACCAACCTTCGCTAATCCAGGGCACAAATGATAGCGTGAGCAACAAGTAGAGAAGATTATATAATTCGATTGCCTATAACAATATTACAATATCTTCAGGATGAGCTAATGGGATCGATGACTTATCGCATTCCTTATCGCGTTGTTGAGCTGGTGCAACACAACGATTACTTTATGGCCGCTGTGGCAGCCACCATCGACGAGCCGCACAAGAAGCGCTTCAATTACACACAGCCCATAAGTGTGCAAAAATACACGTTTATACTGCGTCAACCGGACGAAGTGAGTCGAATTTATCTCTTTATGGCGCCATTTACGCTTGAGACGTGGGGCTGCCTGGCGGGGATTACACTGCTAACAGCGCCAATGCTGTATGCGGTGAATCGTCTAGTGCCACTGCAAGAGTTGCAGATCAAGGGACTGTCGACTGTGAAGAACTGCTTCTGGTATATCTATGGAGCGCTGCTTCAACAAGGCAAGTTATGCCAAATGGATTACCTACAATATATTTATCGCAACTTTTTTAGGTGGCATGTATTTGCCGAGAGCGGACAGCGGCAGATTAGTAGTAGGCTTCTGGTGGATCGTTGTCATTGTACTCGTGACCACCTATTGTGGCAATCTGGTTGCTTTTCTCACGTTTCCCAAGTTCCAGCCAGGCATAGATTATCTGTCCCAACTCTTTAACCACAAGGAAATCAAGCAATATGGACTGCGCAATGGTACCTTCTTTGAGAAATATGTGGAGACTACAACACGCCAGGAATTCAAGCGTTTCGTGGAAAGTGCTGCTATCTACAACACAGCACAAGGCGAGAATGTTGAGGCAGTGAAACATGGAGACCGTATTAACATCGATTGGCGCATCAATCTGCAGCTGATTGTACAGCAGCATTTCGAAGTCGATAAAGAGTGTCGCTTTGCCTTGGGCAAGGAAGATTTTGTGGATGAACAAATCGGCTTGATAGTACCTTCGAGTAGCGcctatttgcatttgattaatCAGCATATTGATCGCTTGTTTCGCATGGGTTTTATTGAGCGTTGGCACAAAATCAATCTGCCGTCGATGGACAAGTGCAATGTTAAGAATGTTCAGCGACAGATAACCAATCATAAGGTGAACATGGATGATATGCAAGGCTGTTTCATGGTGTTGCTGTTTGGCATCATTGCAGCACTGTTGATCACCTGCTTTGAGTTCTGGTATCATCGTCTGGTTGTTGTGAAGCGACAGCGTAAGAACATTGCGTTTGCCAATTGAGAAATACAACAAGACATGGAGTCGCATCCGATATTACAACTTGAAGTGTGTAAAATAAGTTGTGGTTTTAATTTGGGTTTTTACTATATGAacattattttgcaataaaaatcagCTCCAGCTTATTCTGTTGTTCATCTAAGTTATCTCCTCTTTACGTCGAGTTGGCGTTGGGGCCACGACGACGGCCAAAGCCGTGCACAATGTTGACGAAGCGACGGTTGTACTGGATCCTGCGCTTAGCACGGCcggtcttcttcttcttcttctcctgcTTCTCAACCTTTGGGGTCTGGCCCTTGACCTTACCGGCACGCGCCAAAGAACCGTGCACCTTACCACCAATCATGGGAATGGTCAGATCCAACTCGAATGAGCTCAAGGCGGTCACGGGAGTCTCGTTGGTCAGAGCAGCACCCTCGCAGTTCAGGCTGAACTCCTCGGTATCGAAGCCATGCAGCTGAGCCAGCTGGGCCTGTTTTTTTGTGGGAAACAAAAAAGTTAGGTTAGGGGgaagtttttgttgtcgtgACCAGTATAAATAACTTACCTTGACGCCAGCAATGGTGGCATCCTGGGACACCTCCAAGGCCTCAATTGTTTCCAAACCACGTACGAACAACTGCATATTGATGTGCTGTTAAAATCAAATAGGAATACAATTTAGTATTGTCggtcacacactcacacatgcagaCTACGCCTGCTCCAGTACGAAAACACGTGTAGCACTGTGCATCgctattttcacaatttagCGTAACGCTAACTATGACATTTTATGCTGCTCACATTACACACACTTTCTACTAGGCTTTGGGCATTATTTCGTTGTTAAAAccttttaaaattgcatttatttagcaaaaaAATTTTGCTCACCTTGTCACTTCTATGCGGATCTAtcgaaaagaaagaaactaGGGTTGTTGTCGATATGTTACACTTTGCGTCGTACCGTATTTCCGATAGAGGGCGCCACACGTATAAAAGCAACACTGTAAGTTGTTGTAGAGTTGCCAgaagattaaaaatactaaatcaaGCTAacgattatttaaatatacacagTTGatacgattttaattttttacaagATTTCAAAATAGAATGGAATACACTTTAAAAGTACTTCAAATATTCGAGAATAAATGTTAGGTAGTGCGTGAGTGGCAAGGGACGAGTCTGACTGACGCCACACTAAGCCACACATACTGCGATTACCGCAATCTACGCAAAAATGGGAATTAGGTTAATCCACCTATGTCTAGCCTGTCGCGGTCGCTTGATCCACTCCGTTATTATGTGCATATGTGCATAAGAGACAGTCTTTGGCCCTAAGAATAGGACCTTTACAGCCCAAAGCGGCGCATGGCTGTGTTATTCTACGCCATTAGAATAAATATTGCCGCATTGTTTGTCAAACAGGACTAGATTAGTAACATAAACATTCGTTCATTGGACGCAAATCATAAGCCGATTTGACAAATTTGCACGAATTATCTGTGGCTAATGAGAGTGGCTTAAATTGTATTGCCGGAGATCTTTTCGTTTGCAATTCTTTTGCCTGCTAAGTGCAGAGTTGAAATGGCATGAGTTGTAAAAGTTCtctttccttctctttctctgttttcGGCTGGAATATTTTCTATCTCTGTTATAACCAGCTGTTTCATGAGCTATATCAAATGTCCCCAAATTTTATTCAAAGGACATCTGAATAGTATCAATAACTCATACCCTTTCTTCATAGTTTCCTTCCGTTTCTATTGCTGATGTTCATTTAATATGATTTCGGAAAGAGTGCATCCAtcttctgtttttcttttgcccaCCTTGGTCCAGTTCGTGGCCACTCATAGGATCGGATTAGACCGAGATTAGACGTAGAGTATTGCAAGGATTTGCGTAAACTCATTTGTCAGACAAAATCATATGCGTCTTCAGAATTTACAAAACTATTCTAAACGCGGCGCTCCCCCTCttatctccctctcttcctctctctcgctttttgGTGAAGCTGCCGCTTTGTAATGTGATATTTTCCGTTGTATGCAAACAATGGCAGCcggaaaaacaaattattcttGACCATGAAAAcggcaacaattgcaaaatcgGCTTAGGATACTTTCCACCCATATTGTCGGCattgtttgttgtctttcCGGCACGCGAATTGATTCAGTTTCATTGAGGTTTTCCTTAAAAAGAACACAAGAAATTTCCCATACgcaatagtattttttttttggccacaaTGTTTGCACATGATGCACACTCCCATGAACACCTTAGATGCCAGACATGGGAAAAGAATTAATCAAGTTCAAATTGCAGTTTCCGTAACAAAGATATCAAATTTCCATTCTGTTTTTGCCGCATATTGCGTTATGGAAGTTAATTGTAATGGGAAAATGGATTTCTCGATGTATTTGCATATAGTTGAGCTGATTAGTTAATTCTAGTATATATAAGTTTACGGATTTAtattagtttatatttaaaaatgttgtgtgtTATTTACTACTATGATTTCtatgattaatattttcaaatctaCCACAAACTATGGTATCAAAATTTGTgggtaaaatatttattaatgattAGCATTAATCGTTTAACCTTTATCAACTTTTGCACACTTTTTAAATTACGCAATCTTTATAAGGAAACAAAACTTGGCTTTTTATtgtagttttaaaaataatatattcaaatacttaaaagcgatattttaaaattactttgTAGCTTCTTTACTTATCTttgtgaataaataaataattcttgttgctttcaaaaaatgtatatgtaatattgatataataatttatacatataaacaaataatatatttatgaatgacaaaaataattgaatcataaattaatcattttcCAGAAAATATTCCCATAAAATAACCCACATAACCAAATGATTGATAAATTTGgaggcataataaaaatatataaaatgtagttagtttttatttattgtcatctttttataaataatagaGTTTCAACACAATTGAAATACTACATTTATAATGAGAATTGGCTGTTCTCACTTTGTTCAGAAATTTAATAGTTGTTAAATTTGaaggcacaaaaaaataaacataatttactTAGTCTTCATATATTGTCTGTGTTTCATTAAGAACTTCTTAAtcatatacttatatttactatgtatatttactatatttactACATTATTTACATGGTCTTAACATCAACTACAATCCAAACAATCACAAGTTACGCAGTAACAGCCAAATATGCTTTAAACTAATCCTCTTCCAGTTTTTTAGATTTCACACAATGACAATCATTTCTGGCTCTGGACTGGAGGCATTCGATGAGAAGGTGGAGTCACAGCTTTCGTCCTTTTCACGCTTCTCGCGTCGTTCACGTGCTCTGCGATTTTGGAACCAGATCTTCACTCTGGTGTTGGTCAAGTCGAGGGATTCAGCCAATCTATTGGCACCCTCGGCACTCAAATAGTTCGACTCCTTGTAGGCATTCTCCAGAGCCTGCAATTGAGCTGGTGTAAAGGGAATGCGAGGCAGGCGACCAGGAGTACGCTTCGCAGGTCCTTGACGCAGTGCTCGTGGCAACTTGGGAGGATGATAGCGTGTGTACTGCAACCAATCGTACATGGGCATCTGTCCATCCtccagcgacgacgacgacggtggCGGAGGAGGCGATGTCTCCTTGCGACCCGAATGATGCGCATACGGATGATAGGCCATGCTGCCTCGCAATCTCAACGCAATGCCAGCGGAGGCATTGGTGCCCACGTATCTATCGCCGGCGCGATTCAAAATGTACTCGATGCTAAAGTCACtcatgctgctgttgtcctgGTGTGATCCTTGTGCGTGGCAGGCTAAAGTGCTACTGTTTCGATCAGTGCGCATCCTTGGCTATTTAAGGCCGTGCTGCACAcactcaactcagctcagctcagccaATTGCGGCCATTTTGCGAGTGTGCTATAGCTGTCTCTTTCTGACTGCCTTGTTGTTGAATGTATCTCAACTAATGCGAATCCCATTTGGGTGCAACGAGGCGTTTAATAGGCGTTGCCCAGGCTCTGGCCACAGACCAGCCcatccacatcgacatccCGAAAAGCAGATCAGGTAAACAGGCAGTTTATTACCCTTATCAGACCCTGATTAGTCAGCGCAAGTAATTGAAGTTGACACAGATACATccgcaactgcaactacaacgAAAGATACTTGATTTGAATGCCAGTTGAAGTATCTGTATCcgtatctgcatctgtatctgtatcagGTATTTGCTACTGTAAATATTATGTTGTGAATTTTGATTTCGTGTGGTTTTTCAGGGTGGTGTTTGCCTCATCCTCcccttttttgctgttgttgttggacatCATGAACTCATACTCTACGCCATTTTCGATGGGAAAACAAGCTGAGCctcaaattttaatatgttttgaTTGATTcgtaattttgttttcatcacaaattgcatttagctGGAAGAGTTACCCTCAAACGACAGCAAAAGTATCAATTACACAAACTGAATACACTACAGGAGagtaaaatttgaattaaaatggTAAAAAGAGTTAAAGCATGGaatagatatactatatatgttacTTAACTGAAAACTAACTAATTTAAGTTAAGTTCAAGCAACTCAATAGTAAAATCAATTACAAGATGTCATGAGcaaaaagtaatataaaattcaagaatgcagttaaatattttaaaactcttACCTAATTTATTGtgctaaaaaaataatatacaagtTAACTTttatctaaataaaattatattaactaaTATAAAAACTTCATATGTTAAgtattgttaaattattttaataattgagaTATAAAATGTGACAAAGAAATCctatatataattgtaatatattgtaaatgttagatattcataaatttttgaaaactgagatataaaatatgataaagaAATCTTAATATGTACATGCcttaatatcaattttaaatttgagaCACATAATcagtaatattttttcaacGTATCAACGTATATCAAGATTAATTCTATTtcttgttaaaaaaaatattactcaATGCTTAAGTGTACTTGCATGCTaggtaataataataatatcagtTAAATCAATACATAGCTACTAATCGTGCAAAGATTTTATAACCTgcctgtttttattttgttttcttagaATTGTAGCCTTAAGTGATAAGATTGTGTGCAATTCTTCTGTTTGCTGGAGGCAATTATGCCCCACTCATAGAGTCCACATTCATCACGATATTGCAGCAATTAGAACGCTTGCAATTGTCATATAATTGTCAACTAATTTGTGCACAATCCCTGCCCTGACTCACAATTGGTTTTTGCAGAACAAACTCAGATCTCAGCTGACTGATAAGCGAACTACAGCGAAACAATGCAGCCACAAGATACAGATACTAAAGTGGACTGCAGATGCAGTTTTGTGGCAATTGCGGTACGCCACCCTTGAGGGTTGATCTGTCCTAATTGCGAACGATATTCGTTATCGTTTAGTTTGAGCAGATGCAGAACTTCTTGGCGATCGCATCCTTGACACACTCAGAGACCTGACTGTATGCTGTAAGACGACTGATTTCAGGCACTGTAACTGCAATGCGATTAGTCGCATTATTCCACGTCGTTGATGCCTCAAACAGACATTCCGC
Coding sequences:
- the LOC133837575 gene encoding ionotropic receptor 93a, which encodes MKFSGFLFSLLCGLKLLFLVPARANDFSSFLSANASLAVVVDYEYMATHRQNIMAHFEKILSDIVRENMKNGGINVRYFTWNSIKIKKDFLAAITVADCENTWNFYKTTQRTSVLLIAITDSDCPRLPLNRALMIPMVDHGDEFPQIVLDAKVQGIFKWKAVIVLVDQSILESNPMLVKSIVHESTTNHIPPISVILYKINEKLRGQQKRAALREALAQFAPPKHELKRQNFLVISKFHEDIIEIAETLSMFHVNNQWMFFVLDELRRDFDANTVTINLDEGANIAFALNETVDNCVDTLNCTITEVSMALVTSLSRMILEEQSIYGKISDEEWESIRFTKQEKQDEMLEYMKDYLKLNSKCASCARWRFETAITWGKSQENRKYRQAPTRTSKNRNFEFLNIGYWSPLLGFNCRELTFPHIEHHFRNITMDIVTVHNPPWQILTKDSRGVIVEHKGIVMEILKELSRALNFSYYLHEANSHEYQPSLIQGTNDSDELMGSMTYRIPYRVVELVQHNDYFMAAVAATIDEPHKKRFNYTQPISVQKYTFILRQPDEVSRIYLFMAPFTLETWGCLAGITLLTAPMLYAVNRLVPLQELQIKGLSTVKNCFWYIYGALLQQGGMYLPRADSGRLVVGFWWIVVIVLVTTYCGNLVAFLTFPKFQPGIDYLSQLFNHKEIKQYGLRNGTFFEKYVETTTRQEFKRFVESAAIYNTAQGENVEAVKHGDRINIDWRINLQLIVQQHFEVDKECRFALGKEDFVDEQIGLIVPSSSAYLHLINQHIDRLFRMGFIERWHKINLPSMDKCNVKNVQRQITNHKVNMDDMQGCFMVLLFGIIAALLITCFEFWYHRLVVVKRQRKNIAFAN
- the LOC133837574 gene encoding ubiquitin-like FUBI-ribosomal protein eS30 fusion protein; the protein is MQLFVRGLETIEALEVSQDATIAGVKAQLAQLHGFDTEEFSLNCEGAALTNETPVTALSSFELDLTIPMIGGKVHGSLARAGKVKGQTPKVEKQEKKKKKTGRAKRRIQYNRRFVNIVHGFGRRRGPNANST
- the LOC133838514 gene encoding homeobox protein MSX-2; protein product: MRTDRNSSTLACHAQGSHQDNSSMSDFSIEYILNRAGDRYVGTNASAGIALRLRGSMAYHPYAHHSGRKETSPPPPPSSSSLEDGQMPMYDWLQYTRYHPPKLPRALRQGPAKRTPGRLPRIPFTPAQLQALENAYKESNYLSAEGANRLAESLDLTNTRVKIWFQNRRARERREKREKDESCDSTFSSNASSPEPEMIVIV